GGATTTCTACCTAAAAATATAAGCAAGGAAATTTTACTTGTTTACGAAGTTTTAAACAGGGTAAAAGTGGTGGTTTTTCTATGGGCGTTACCCAAGGGTCGCGCTTTCCTCTATATCTTTTTAAAAGGGTAACCCGTTGTGCATTATGATTTAAAAGAAAAAAGTTGTTCATCTTACTGAAAATCAGTAAATTGATTTAACTACAAATCATTAATAATGAACAACTTGAGTGCAAATTACGAAAGAATATTGGAAGTATTAAGAAAAATATCGAAAGAACAACTTTTAAGTTATCAAAGACGACAACCAAAGCTTAGTGATTTAGAACTTATCAGTTTGAGTCTTACTGCCGAATTTATGGGAATAGATAGTGAAAATGACCTTTTTAGAAAACTTCCAGATTCCCTATTATCAAAAATAGAGAGAAGTGTCTACAATAGAAGAAGACGAAAACTAGTTAATAAGCTCAACAGTATCAGGTTAAGCTTAGCTTCCCATTTTAATGAATTTGAAGATTATTTTGTAGTAGATAGTATGCCTTTAGAAGTTTGTAAATTATCACGCAGTTCTCGTTCAAAGATTTGTAAAGAAAACACTTATGCATTTCCAGATAAAGGTTATTGTGCAGCTCAAAGTTCTAATTATTACGGTTATAAACTGCACGCTGTTTGTTCTGTAAATGGTGTCTTTCAAAGTATCGATTTGAGTCCAGCATCTGTACACGATATTAATTATCTTAAAGATATTAAGATGCAAATAAGCGATTGTACATTAATTGGTGATAAAGGCTATTTATCAACAGAAATACAGCTTAACTTGTTTGAAACCTGTAATATAACGCTAAATACACCTATGAGAAGCAATCAAAAAAATTACAAAGTACAGCCTTATGTATTTAGAAAAAAGAGGAAAAGGATAGAAACATTATTTTCACAACTTTGTGACTACCTTATTGCTCTAAAAAGCGATATGGCCAACACACTTGATCCAATGGACCTAAAACAAATTATCAACTTAAAACAAGATGGTTATAGTAACCGTCAAATTGGAGCCACACTTGGCATTTCCCGCAACACTATAAATAGCTATATACACCTATTTAAAGGTAGTGGTTATAGTTTTAAGGAGTTATTAAAGCTAGACAACCACACCCTAGAAAAGCTCTTTACATCTCATACAACCATAAATAACAAACGCTATGATGAATTGATGCTTTATTTTGAAAGTATTAATAAGGCTCGGAACCACCCAGGATTTACTTTTTTGTACCACTACACAGAATATAGTCAAAAGGTTAAAGACCCTTATAGTTACACTCAATTCATGGAGCATTACCATCGTAAATATGCCAAGATCAAGGGATCTATGAAACTTGAACACGAGGCAGGGAAAGAGATGTTCGTGGACTTTGCTGGAAAAAAACTTCAGATAGTAGACAAAATCACAGGCGAGATACTTCCAGTAGAGGTCTTTGTTGCCATCCTCCCTAACAGTCAGTATACCTATGTTGAGGCTTGTATGAGCCAAAAGCGTGAAGATTTTATAAGTTGTTGCGAAAACGCCCTTCATTTCTACGGGGGGAGTACCCAAGGCCATCGTATCAGACAATCTAAAATCAGCCGTTACCAGATCTAGTAGATACGAAGCTCAGGTTAACCGTAGTTTTAAAGACTTTGCCCGCCATTACAACTGCGTGGTCAATCCAACGCGTAGTTACTCCCCTCAAGATAAAGCGCTGGTGGAAAACGCGGTGCATCTAGCTTATCAACGGATTTATTATCCCCTTCGGGAAATGACCTTTTTTTCTTTAGCAGATCTAAACAAAGAGATAAAACTTCTGCTAGAGTGCTACAACAACCTATTATTCCAACGCAAAGAAGCTAGTCGTCTGGAGCTCTTCCAAAGCGTCGAACGAGAGTATCTAAAACCCTTAAGCAGTACACGCTACGAGATAAAAGAATATAGAAGAGCTAAGGTTCAGAAAATAGGCTATATCTATTTTTCACCAGATAAGACTTACTACAGCGTTCCATATCGTTACATTGGCAAGGAAACCACGCTACACTATACCAAAGGCATGGTAGAGGTGTATTATAATCAACAGCGCATAGCTATACACCAACGTAGCGGTTCCAAAGGCGCATACATAACCAACAAGGATCACCTTAGTAGTTCTCATAAACAATACAGCCAGTGGAGTCCGCAATACTTTAAGAACAAGGCAGCTGTCCATGGTAGTTATGTTGCAGCATGTGTCGAGCGGATTATTGCTGCGTTGGATTATCCTGAAACAGGGTATAAAAGAGCTATGGGCGTTATACAACTCCATAAGTCTTATGGCTCCCAAAGGTTAGATAATGCTTGCAAAAGAGCCATACAGGCTGATGCTGTAAGCTACAACAGGATAACCAACATACTGAAGAATAATCTAGATCAAAGCTCCTTATTCCTACAAGAAGAAACAGACCGAGGTTCTCATATCCCCAAGCATGCGAACATCCGTGGGGCATCCAATTATAAGTAAAAACAACACGAAAAAATCACTTAAATTTTATACATATATGAATACAAATCACACCATCGAAAAACTCAGAAAAATGAGATTAACAGCTATGGCTGAACTCCATCACAACCACCTTAGTGATAACCGAATAGAGGGTCTTACGCCAGATCAATATCTAGCATTGCTTACCGATCACCAATGGGAAGACCTTCAGAATAGAAAGATAAAAAGGCTTACAACGCAAGCAGCCTTTAAGCAGGGAGCTACACTTACAGATATTAATTACCTGCACAACAGAAGCTTGGACAGAAATATGTTCGAGCGTTTGGCTACTCTAGATTTTGTACAAAAAAAGGAAAACTTGATTATCACAGGATCCTCTGGAGTGGGTAAAAGTTATATAGCTCAGGCATTGGGACATCAAGCTTGTATGATGAATAAAAGAACCCTATACACAAATACTGCTAGACTGATGAAACGATTAAAACTAAGTAAAGTAGATGGCACTTACCTTAAAGAACTTGCAAAACTATTAAAAGTAGATCTGCTTATCCTTGATGATTTTGGTTTACAGAGCTTCGACAATCAGGACAGAGAGGCGCTTATGGACATAATCGATGAAAGACATGATAAAAAAGCAACGATTGTAGCTTCACAAATACCTGTATCCGCTTGGTACGATATTATCGGCGAAAGCACTATCGCTGATGCGATACTAGATCGTATTGTAAATTCATCGCATAGGATAAACCTTACTGGAGAATCCTTGAGAAAAGGTAAGTTGAAAGAACAGTATTAATTAAATTTAACTATTGTTGTCCGATAAAAAACAGAATTAGCTAAAAAAGCTTTGGTGTTGGCCTTTTTTATTGATCGCATTCTTTATTTTGAAAACAGAACCTCCTTATGGGTCAAAAAGGCTTAATTGCCCAATGTTTTTGGTTGTAATCTCTTCCCAATTAGCTTCTGGGTTTTTCAGGAATTTGAACA
This genomic interval from Tamlana carrageenivorans contains the following:
- a CDS encoding Mu transposase domain-containing protein codes for the protein MVNPTRSYSPQDKALVENAVHLAYQRIYYPLREMTFFSLADLNKEIKLLLECYNNLLFQRKEASRLELFQSVEREYLKPLSSTRYEIKEYRRAKVQKIGYIYFSPDKTYYSVPYRYIGKETTLHYTKGMVEVYYNQQRIAIHQRSGSKGAYITNKDHLSSSHKQYSQWSPQYFKNKAAVHGSYVAACVERIIAALDYPETGYKRAMGVIQLHKSYGSQRLDNACKRAIQADAVSYNRITNILKNNLDQSSLFLQEETDRGSHIPKHANIRGASNYK
- the istB gene encoding IS21-like element helper ATPase IstB, whose product is MNTNHTIEKLRKMRLTAMAELHHNHLSDNRIEGLTPDQYLALLTDHQWEDLQNRKIKRLTTQAAFKQGATLTDINYLHNRSLDRNMFERLATLDFVQKKENLIITGSSGVGKSYIAQALGHQACMMNKRTLYTNTARLMKRLKLSKVDGTYLKELAKLLKVDLLILDDFGLQSFDNQDREALMDIIDERHDKKATIVASQIPVSAWYDIIGESTIADAILDRIVNSSHRINLTGESLRKGKLKEQY